The genome window aatgtgcattgatAGTCCAATGCACATTTTAAATAGAGTGGTGTTTGGCAAATTTTGTTCAAATCATATTTGGCTTGGATGCTGCATTACAAGTACTCAAATGTTGTTGCTACCTCAAGGTAGCATTACCATTTTAACATTTGCAGGAtgctaatgtaattttttttaatttttaaattatcctAATGACATTATTTAAGATCACAAGATTGCCAACATGACTTAGTGAGAAACCAACATGATCCATGTCTTTTATaagttaaaaatttatttatttatttattttcaaaggtTTTTTTGCgttcatttatatgattatattttttatttattatatacctAGGCCATATGTAATTTTTCATTTACCAAACACTTAAGGGTATTCCACGACTACACATTCACTCAAATATCTTTCTCCAAATGCATATTAGAAATGCAAATGTGTTCCCAAACGAAATCTAACTATCACATGATCAAGTGAAGGATCCACACGCGCATAAAGCACAAACATGAGGATGAATAAGTTGAACCATCAATGTGTTCCTTCcccaaaaagaaaattcaaatctaTCTTGATCGATGATTGCATAAATATTTCAAACAGATGGGTTTTACCCTACCAAAGGACAGGGCTTAGTTTTCAGGTAGATTTTGCAAATTAGAGATAGAGTGCAGCCATGTGTGACAAAAAAAACATCATTAGTATATGTAATATTCTGGAACTTAATATCTACAAAAAATAGTCCATCATAAGAACAACAATATCAAGATATTTAGTCCATGCTCCAACAGAGCAAAAGTAATCCCCAGCACATTAGAAAATAATATCAAGAAGTGTGCTTAACAAGACTCAAGTTGATCTGCATTAAGATTCCAATCTAGAAGATAACAACATTGGTATGACATAGGTGACTTATGTTCAAGAACAAGAGAAAGATATACCAAATCAGCATCATGTTGAATTTGGAGATTTCCCCttgtaaaacaaaagaaaaacaagGCCTCGTTCCAAATTAATTAGATTTGGAGTTTATGATAAGTCAAATCATTTACTATTGAAGATAACATCACAGACGAATTCAAGGGCTCATGTCCTTGTTCCAGTGTTTTTTACCATGTGCTTTTGGATTGTATGTCCCTCTTCCACCATGAGCAATCGGCATACACAAATAACATTTCAAATTGATGATACCTTTGATGTACTATGACCACAATCTTTCTAAATCCATCTTTGGTTCAACACCAAAAACACATCTCAACATCCGCGCCTCAATAACATTTAATTTTTCAATACAAACTGTTCCCTTAATCCCCAACATGATGATCCTTAAGCTATTATCACCTTTAAGCCATTCCAAACAGTTTATATTCTATTTGACAGCTACTCAGCATTCACACACCAAATGCACTTCTCCACATTATCATCTCAATCTCCACCATCTAATTCAATAAGAGTCTCTCAAGATCTTCTACTTTTCAACATTTCAATGACTAAGCAACAAACTTGGAGAACTTGACATTGAGAAAAACTAAAAACCCATGTGGTAGTAACTTTGGTGTCATTTGACGATAATGTTAATTTCAACAGCGAGTGTCAGCATGCCTCAGCTAGCTGAGTATTTGTCTCAACCTGGATTCAAGCTCAAGAACTCACCATTCAAGTACCGGATAGTTGGCCAAGGCTGGAGAATCAAGAAATGGTTCACTTAATGGAAATCATAAGCACAATCGTGCAAGTTTGTGCCACCAGAAAAGTAGACAAATTCTTGGATCATCTACATATACAAACGAGCAAAGAAGTGAAATGACTAGGTGAAGAATTACCAGGGAAGACAACCGAGAAGAAGGGAGCAATTGCGCACCAACCGTTGATGGTAGCGGCAGCGAAGGTGGAGAAATTAAAGTGGCTGAAGCTCATCCCGTGTGCTGACCATAATGGTCATGAGCAGTCCAAGAGTCGAGCATTAGAAGCAGCGCAGGCGGACACTGTGGGAAACGATAAGCAACGGATCCCACACCACCGCCCCATAGAGCATAGCGACCTACTTCTCGTCTCTGCCCGTCATAGGGATCCATCCACCAAACCTTAGCCAGAGAGCAGACCGCCGCGATTAGCAGCACCGAATCTCTAAAAGACCACCACCCTGCCTGGACCGAATCGCCCAAGAAATCCCCGGTTTAGAATTGACGAATCGGAACAGCCGAAGGATCACAGTCACCTCGAAGGTGATTGCAAAAACAGAACGCAATGGACTCCAGATTGCTGCAAGTTTTCTTGTGTAGTTAACTCCAGATTACATGGCCTATTAATCTGAAATCATGACAAAACAAAGACTTTACAGTTCAGAAGCAAATTGTTCTCTCCGTAACAACTACATTTCCCTGGAACTTGTGTTCAAGGGTACAAAATGATCCTTACCAGGACTGTGTTTACCGTTTGTATCTTATGTGGTTCTCGACTTCGACAATTATAAATATGATCAGGATCCGCAGATGACAATATATAAGAATTAGGTAGGAGTTATTGTCATCCTAGATCAGGTACGGTTAGAAGTCATTTTCTTACAATGTAATGTCTCTTtcgttcctaaaatacatcatgcACCCACAAAGAAGATTATGCCCCTTTTTCTCCTTCTTAGTGTGATAATCCACTTAACCAGAGTCAAGTATCCTTTTCCCTagcttttccttttcttcttccatttGGTTAGAAGATGAAAGTTGTATCTATGATAGATCTTCTCTAAATAGctcaaataacaaaagaaaaattcTATGGTAGAACAAATTGAAGGAGAGAGTCAAATTGTTTTGTCCAACATTCCTCGCCAATACATCTCTTCTTTCATTTTCGAGGACTTCAAAAGGCAGACCCCCAAATTCTCATCACACGGCAATAACCTATCGAGCATCTAAAGGTCCCACAATCCAAAGGAGAACAGAGTAATCCACCATTAGAGGGAATCAAGTGTCATCTCACACCACTCACAGAGAATACACCATGAAACGGAATCGAACACCAAgaacaaaacaaagaaaaagcagcagcagcggcagcggcagcaataGAACGAAGCGGCAAAATAACGATGAAAAAGGCAACGTAAAAGGGAGAATTTTCCCTCACCTTTTTCCTTCGATAGCAAAGCCCTATCGTAAGATCGCCCATCAACAGTCGAAGAAGAAGTGCTACAGAGAGCCATTTCGTCCTCATAAATTAATTATGCCACcacatatttattttaaaaataattctaaTTATATACTATTATATTATTCATTCTCATTACATAACATGCAAACGATTTCAAGTGAGGCGTCTTTACgtcgtaaaataaattaaaagaaaattactagtcaaaataaattaacataaaatatgcatGGAAAAGAGTTCatcaattttatatatatatatatatatatatatatatatatacatatatataatcttaGACAATATATTCTATCTACAATCCcgaaatcctctctctctctctctctctctgtgtgattAGTTTCAGTCCATGTCAGCCGGTTGGCGGAAAATGACGCGGCACCACCATACACCCGTCTCCGGCCGCGTCGGCTGGTCTCctgctcatcatcatcctcctACTCGTCACGTTGCCACCCGACGGTGCTCTACGCCTCCGGACCATAACACGGCGGCGGAAGCTGGCGGTGAGTTCGGTGAAGGCCCTCAAGATGTACTTATGGACGCTATGATCGTTGAGATCCAGGTAGCAGAAGAGGAGCTCCTCCATGAAGTCCCAGTCCAAAGGCTGGTTAGGGTCCACGTGCCGCGCCTCCACCATGTCCTGCATGGACCGGCGGAAGTCGTCGTAGGGGTCCTTGGAGAACGTCATCACCGCCACGCCGCCGCCCGGGACCTCCGCCCCTGCGTCGGACGACTCCTGGAAGGAGCACGACACCGATGGCGACGAGGAGAACGAGGACGAGGTGGCGCTCGCCCGGGCCTCGTCGAGGAGTGAGTTGGACGTGCCGGAGGAAACGAAGAAGGGCTCGGACGAGCGGAACGCGGTGGGCGGCGGGTCCTCGTCGTACCTGGCTGGGGGCTCGGAGGAGGAGAACTCCTCGCCGTCGTCCTCCCGCGGGTAGATGGAGTTGAAGTTCTCGTGGAGGAAGCGGTCGACGTCGGAGAGGGTGGCGGCGAGGTCGAGGCCGTGGTCATGGCGATGCTCATGCCCATGGCCGCCGTCGTCGTCGGGGTGGTCTCGATCGGCCGCGAAGGAAGGGGTCTTGGGATACTTGCACGCCGACAACAACCAACTGGTGGCGGTGGCAGGGTGTGGGGAATTGGGTATGTGCAGATGAGCTGGTACCTTCTTGAGTTTGGAGAGATACGTTCGGAGAGACTTGGGAAGGCCTTTCTTTCCCATCCCCACTCACTCTCTCTTCTCCGCCTCTCTTTCACGGGGACAGACACAGAGAGGGGGAAAGCAGTCGATAGCTATTATATAAACGTAGAGAGATGCGGCAGTTCCAGAATGATCAGACCGCATTAGGGAGAAAAGATATTGTTCGATCTTTAATGCTGCTCTGCCAGCCGTTTGAAAGGAACGAATCAATTGGATTCATTTAGTAAGGAGAAAGAGAGGGGGTTAGATATCCATGGGAAGGTTTGAAGTGACTTTATGACTCAATCTCACATTCCTCTTTCTCTGCCTACCATTCACTTCTTACCTttcgggagagggagagagagagagagagagacagggagggtgtgatgcctctcgcttaatTCACATTGACTGCGATCGAAACGCATCATCTATCTTTGTGAGCCAACAAAGAACAGTCCAAATTCTTATAAATCGTAAGATGTATGAAGATTTTTCTGAAGGGTATACCGATTAATCGCATCATCCTTACAGACAGCTAAATTTAGATTCTGCAGACCATGGCATTATTGGTTGAGTCGTGCAACTGTTACAGCCATGGGGAAGAGTGGAGAGGAGTGACCACAGACTTCACCTGGAGGTACTTGTTGATGGCATGCATGCCGAGGTCCCTCCCGAAGCCGCTCATCTTGTATCCACCAAACGGGCATCCCGGATCGAACGCAAAGTAGCAGTTGATCCAAATCGTTCCTGCTCGAACCGACCTCGTCACTCTGTTCGCAGTGTTCAGATCCTTCGTCACGATCCCTGCTGCTAATCCATACCTTGTGGCATTCGCTTTCTCTATCGCTTCCTCGATCGTCCTGCAAGCAAGCTTGAGATCAACATCGATGCTTAACCTCAAACTCCGGTCTCTAAAGATCGGAAAGCGTACTTAAACTTCATCAGCGACATGACTGGTCCAAATATCTCCTCCTGCGCGATCCTCATCTCCTTCTGTAAGAAACAATAATCTCTCATGCAAAAACCAATTTGTCCGTCGATCTCTACAGTAATTATGCATCTACTCTTGTTTACCTTGACATCAGTAAAGATCGTGGGTTCGATGTAGTAGCCTTTGTCGCCGCAGCGTCTTCCTCCTGTAAGCAGCGTAGCACCCTCTGTCTTGCCAAGCTCGATGTAGCTGAGAACTCTTTCGAACTGTGTCTTGTCAACCTGAGGCCCCTGTTGAACATTAGGATCGAAAGGGTCGCCGACCACCCAGCTTTTGGCGCTCTGTGCTGCCTTCCGGACGAACTCGTCGTAAATGCCTTCTTGGACATACACGCGAGAGCCAGCCACGCAGATCTCGCCCTGAAGGTGTCACATGGAGTAAGGTTATGTCTCCGTCGAGATCACTACTGGATCGAAGGAGGCGAAGGTGGGACGCAGAGGCGATGCCTTGTTGTAGAAGATGGCGATGCGTGCGAGAGCGACCGCCATGTCTACGTCGGCGTCGTCGAAGATGATGAGGGGCGACTTCCCGCCCAGCTCGAGCGATACCGTCTTCAGGTTGCTCTTTGCAGCGGCCTCCATCACCAGGCGTCCCGTCTCCGTTGAGCCGGTGAAGCTAATCTGGAAACCAAGGTTTGGAGGATGATGTCGGCATGCAACGATGCAGTAAGACAACAtcactgagaaggaagagaagctgGAAACGCACGGCGTCGACGTCCATGTGAGAGCAAAGTGCAGCACCGGCAGTGGGGCCAAACCCGTTGACCACGTTGATCACTCCATCAGGAATACCAGCCTATACACGAGATTGAAGTCAACGCCACCATGTCtaaagggaggaagaggaagaggaggaagcagaCCTGCTTAGCCAAGTGGGCGTAGAACAAGGCGGAGAGAGGGGTCTGCTCGGCGGGCTTGACGACCATGGTGCAGCCGGCGGCCAGAGCAGGGCTGGACTTCATTAAGAACATGGTGGAGGGGTAATTCCAGGGTATTATGTGGCCCACCACGCCGATGGGCTCCAGCAACGTGTACCCCTGGTACTCGCCGGCGAGCTTTAAGGTCTCACCGTGTACCTTGTCGGCGGCGCCGGCGTAGTACCGGAGGATGTGGAGGCAGTGGGGTATGTCCACCGTTTTGCCACTGGCCAGAAGCTTTCCGGCGTCGACGCTGTCCAGCGCCGCCAGTTCCTCGATGTTTTGTTCGATGAGATCCGCGAACTTCGACATGATCCTCCCCCTctcctgatcgagattcaaatccAATTTCGTTTCTTCATCTCCAAGAAAAGATGACAGTCAATGAGAGAGGAGGCGATCGAGGTGAGGGCGATCATACAAAGCCAGACATGCGGGGCCATCGGCCGTGATCAAAGGCTTCGCGAGCAGCCTTCACGGCTAAGTCGATGTCTGCCTCGACTCCCTCCGCAACCTTCGCTATCACCTCGCCTGTCGCGGGATTCACCGTCTCGAACGTCTTGCCTGCGTCCACGGCGAGTAAATCCAATCACTAGTCAACTATGGGTGTTGCTTCCGATACaaagcattccatttttatctcatcatccacagAGAATAATATGGACATAGATGGAATGAGCACGAAGGAGATATTAAGAGCAAGAGGTGGTGGTGCCTCGCGATAGACGAATGTGACAACGAGAGGTATTCATGAGATCATAGTAAACATGGACATGAAAAAAATAAGAAACTTACTGTTAACCCTTATTTACTATTCACAATATGCAATTGATAAtcactttaaaaataataaaaaaatattttattattttcaatcCTAATATTAATGATTCTAATTTTTGTTTTCCTTCATCATAATTTCTTATTTAGGTtaatttaagaagaaataatttataaatattaaaaaatttaaataaaattataaaattataaagagAGATGGCACTCAAGAATAAAATCCTAAAATAACTTTTTCAACAAAATCACCCAATAATACATGGCACTCTTCTTTCAGAGCAAAAGTCAACTCATCCGGCGGATGTATCTCTGTCTTCCATACATCAGTAATGCTTCCGTATCGTTGACGCAACGTAACAACGTGCAGcacgcaaaaagaaagaaaaatggtaagagagagagagagagagagagagagagagagtaatattaggccaaaaagaagagaagaatcaaTTCTTGTGGGCTGAGAAATGTTTCCGTCAATTTAGCAACCTCAATGATTCTATAAACATGTGGAGATGCATCTACGAATTTTGaccataagaaagaaaaaaaagtgtaGTATTAATTATTGTGTGGCAGAGAACACGAGGAAACAATCTCTCTACCAATTAATAGAGGATTATAACAATACATCTTAAGACCCATTCATCGATCGATTCCCACAGCCTTTTATCTTGCTCTAATTTCCATCTTCCATGAACAATAAAACAAAGCTTTCTTGGGAAGAGAACAGGAGAAAGTTGCAGTATATTTATCACcagcaaaataatatcatcaatagatagatatatatatatatatgtaaagagGTATTGCAGTACCGGAAACGGAGTCGACAAACTGGCCATTGACGAAGAGCTTGGTGAACTTTATTTCTGGTGACTTGAAGCTCTCCTTGCCGTCGCCGTTGCAGCGGTGGTTCTCCATGGAGGTCAACAGGAGACAGACCAGAacagagtctctctctctctctctctctcgattgaGGAAGAACGCACCGTGGTGATGGGCTTTTAAGGATGTTGGTGTGCTTCTTCTTTAATTTGGTTACTGTGGATATCGACGTCTTCATTGACTGTTAGGACGGATCAATAGATCTCCGTAATGAAGAAGGCATTGACTTTGGCGGCAAACAAGGAAGCCATAGTGGCAGGTATTCTATGAATAATCAAAGTGCAGTTTAAATACAGGAAAACCATATTGTAGTCTTTTGTTGTATAGCTATTAGGGAGAGGATAAGGATGCCAATACACTacctacctatatatatatatatatatatatatatatatatatatatatatatatatatatatatatatatatatatatatatatatatatatattgtggtcTTTTGTTGTATAGCTGTGGAAAAGGATGCCAATACACTACCTATTAATATTTTGgcaaatatatacacatatatatatatatgcaagatTTCAAAATTATTTCATCAGACACATCAAAATAATCAATGAACATGCTTCCCACTCCAGAGTTATAGTTGTTCCTTTCTGTCATCTTCTTACTTTTCTTCTGGTTGgcacatatctctctctctctctctctctctctctctctctctctatctatctatatatatatatatatatatatatatatatatattctttcatgTTGAGTTAATGCCCTATAATCCTTTGGAAACTGTGAGCAAATCTATCTTTATCAGCATGGAAGTGGTCTTTGGAAACCATGATTTTCCTCTTCGTGTATGCTGGTCAATTGACAAGAAAAGCTTCTCAGTTTGAAAATTCCTGgataatgatttatttttatttttttttcatcagTGTGGCCACTTTTGCCGTATCCCAAAAAGTTCCCATTTTCCTCACCTAAAAGTTATAGCAACCGAGGAAGTTAAAGATCATCATTTCTTAGGTTTCTTATTTGTTTCACAATAAAAACATGAAACATTTGATCTTTTATGCTAATTATAGTGTTCTTGAGTTTTCaaacatatttaaaattaaaataaaataattatatatatatatatatataataatgaaATACCAGTTTGATCCGAACCGAAATCGTTGATTCTAATTTTCAAAAATCAAGAATTATAATCGTCCCGTGACGACGAATCATTCGATGGTTGGATTATATGATGAGTACTACTTTTTAGTATTTTTGagatttaaaaaggaaaatactcatgataaaaaaaattattattttcttacgAATTCGTCCATCGTTATTTGTTCTATTTGCTGGTGTCTTCGATGGTGGGAAAACGATCAGACAATATCGAGCATGTTGAAGGCTTAGTCTATTTGTTGTATTCTAATTAATCACCTTCGTTAGGTAGAGCACGAAACTGCATGCGAAAGTGCGCCCAATCAAAAAACTGGATCGGGTAGAAGAAAGAGCTGAGGACGTCTCCTGATGGCCTAAAAAGAGTCGGTCGGTGAAGACGACGACATCTCCGGACCGACATGAGGTGCACGCACCTAAGTGCGCTTCCCTTTTAATCTACCTAGGATCGGATAGATCGAAATTGAGTGGGTTTTTCGATTTGATTCCTTTGATCAGTCCTCGACGACTGATAGAACATATCTAAGATGATGTTTTATAGCgagttaataaaaaaatatattttatgaaatatttcttGATAGAACATTTAGTAATCATCATTTTGAATTGATGTTGATCTCATCTTGTTATTATACCAATTAGAAGTTTGCTTTGAGACAAAAGTATTTTGATCTTTTGTGTTGTTGTGTTTAATTTCGTCAGTATTATATCGTAACATCCTTTTCGAACTAAAAAATATGGagttgattttttaaaatattataacatttagAAGATTGAAAAACACGAGAAGAATTACGACGAATGGAAGAAGCATTCGTCgtgaacaaaaaaaatattttatttcttgcgAAAACGGCACCAACTTCAAGTTagtgttttttttatataatagaaaataaaaaataaaagcttgCAAGAAGTTATTTTTTTATAGTGATTATTAGTGTTGTAACGATCATTAGTTTCATAATATTTACTAGTTTGTAGAGAGAATATTTGGTCAATTATCAACATATTTGGGTTGGTGAGTGGTCATCTTCATATCGATTAGGCTTCGGGCGTTAGAGCTTTACAATATTAAATAGTTGGTTGatgaaatatttaatcattta of Musa acuminata AAA Group cultivar baxijiao chromosome BXJ2-3, Cavendish_Baxijiao_AAA, whole genome shotgun sequence contains these proteins:
- the LOC135608289 gene encoding transcription repressor OFP14-like translates to MGKKGLPKSLRTYLSKLKKVPAHLHIPNSPHPATATSWLLSACKYPKTPSFAADRDHPDDDGGHGHEHRHDHGLDLAATLSDVDRFLHENFNSIYPREDDGEEFSSSEPPARYDEDPPPTAFRSSEPFFVSSGTSNSLLDEARASATSSSFSSSPSVSCSFQESSDAGAEVPGGGVAVMTFSKDPYDDFRRSMQDMVEARHVDPNQPLDWDFMEELLFCYLDLNDHSVHKYILRAFTELTASFRRRVMVRRRRAPSGGNVTSRRMMMSRRPADAAGDGCMVVPRHFPPTG
- the LOC135608288 gene encoding aldehyde dehydrogenase family 2 member C4-like, translating into MENHRCNGDGKESFKSPEIKFTKLFVNGQFVDSVSGKTFETVNPATGEVIAKVAEGVEADIDLAVKAAREAFDHGRWPRMSGFERGRIMSKFADLIEQNIEELAALDSVDAGKLLASGKTVDIPHCLHILRYYAGAADKVHGETLKLAGEYQGYTLLEPIGVVGHIIPWNYPSTMFLMKSSPALAAGCTMVVKPAEQTPLSALFYAHLAKQAGIPDGVINVVNGFGPTAGAALCSHMDVDAISFTGSTETGRLVMEAAAKSNLKTVSLELGGKSPLIIFDDADVDMAVALARIAIFYNKGEICVAGSRVYVQEGIYDEFVRKAAQSAKSWVVGDPFDPNVQQGPQVDKTQFERVLSYIELGKTEGATLLTGGRRCGDKGYYIEPTIFTDVKKEMRIAQEEIFGPVMSLMKFKTIEEAIEKANATRYGLAAGIVTKDLNTANRVTRSVRAGTIWINCYFAFDPGCPFGGYKMSGFGRDLGMHAINKYLQVKSVVTPLHSSPWL